A genome region from Myroides fluvii includes the following:
- a CDS encoding exopolysaccharide biosynthesis polyprenyl glycosylphosphotransferase, with protein sequence MSKKAGRYSYLIRPLTACIDLITINVMAQVWFSTFTEQHLLFHLVLSIGWLIAAGLSDYYEVYRHTRTVHVAEKICKQFVFQFILVASYNGIFDRFAEVRDLMGYGISIFIIICTVKFTIFFLLKYIRKFLGGNFRNIVLLGNGKEISNLKSVLLKRTDLGYRINNHFYNLEDESLEDLKQYLSDNIVDELFIQFSFTKEKNFMEILEFSDNSMITVRYVPTQKDILNNNLTIEYYDLLPVVPRRVIPLDKPYNKLMKRLFDLVFSFLVIVCVLSWLVPLIAVLIKRESKGPVFFKQKRTGLNDEEFWCYKFRSMRINDDSDKQQATRNDLRITKIGAFLRKSSLDEFPQFINVFLGDMSIVGPRPHMVVHTKMYSKRVSRFMLRHLVKPGITGMAQTHGYRGEIENDRDIINRFKYDLFYLENWSILMDLKIIYLTVYNVFKGEEKAY encoded by the coding sequence ATGAGTAAAAAAGCAGGTAGGTATTCTTACTTAATACGCCCATTAACTGCGTGTATTGATTTAATTACAATTAATGTTATGGCTCAGGTGTGGTTTTCCACATTTACGGAGCAACATCTTCTATTTCATCTTGTATTGTCTATCGGTTGGTTGATTGCTGCCGGACTGAGTGATTACTATGAAGTATACAGGCATACGAGAACCGTTCACGTAGCAGAGAAAATTTGTAAACAATTTGTTTTCCAGTTTATTCTTGTTGCTTCTTATAACGGTATTTTTGATCGATTTGCTGAGGTACGCGATTTGATGGGGTATGGCATTTCTATTTTCATTATCATTTGTACCGTAAAGTTTACCATCTTTTTTCTATTAAAGTACATCCGTAAATTTTTAGGAGGTAATTTTAGAAATATCGTTCTATTGGGAAATGGCAAGGAAATTAGCAATCTAAAATCGGTACTTTTAAAACGAACGGATTTAGGTTATCGCATTAATAATCACTTCTACAACTTAGAAGATGAAAGTTTAGAGGATTTAAAACAGTACTTATCCGATAATATTGTCGATGAACTTTTTATCCAATTTTCATTTACTAAAGAAAAGAATTTCATGGAAATTCTAGAGTTTTCGGATAATAGTATGATAACGGTGCGTTATGTACCCACGCAAAAAGATATTTTAAACAACAATTTAACGATTGAATACTACGATTTATTACCCGTAGTGCCAAGACGCGTTATTCCCTTGGATAAGCCCTATAATAAATTGATGAAACGCCTATTTGACTTGGTCTTTTCTTTCCTAGTGATCGTGTGTGTTTTATCGTGGTTAGTTCCTTTAATCGCCGTTTTGATAAAAAGAGAATCTAAGGGGCCTGTTTTTTTTAAACAAAAGCGAACAGGGCTGAATGATGAAGAGTTTTGGTGTTACAAGTTTAGATCAATGCGCATCAATGACGATAGCGATAAACAACAAGCGACGCGAAATGACCTGCGAATTACCAAAATTGGCGCTTTTTTAAGGAAATCGAGCTTGGATGAGTTTCCACAATTTATCAATGTTTTTTTAGGCGATATGTCTATTGTCGGACCACGACCTCACATGGTTGTACATACTAAAATGTACTCTAAACGAGTAAGTCGTTTTATGTTGAGACACTTGGTTAAACCAGGTATTACAGGAATGGCGCAGACACATGGTTATAGAGGGGAAATTGAAAATGATCGGGATATTATCAATCGATTTAAATACGATCTATTTTACCTAGAAAACTGGTCTATTTTAATGGATTTAAAAATTATTTACCTCACGGTTTACAACGTCTTTAAAGGAGAGGAAAAAGCGTATTAA
- the purD gene encoding phosphoribosylamine--glycine ligase, which yields MKILLLGSGGREHALTWKMLQSPLCEAVFVAPGNAGTAQIAQNITINPNDFEAVKQTVLTHQIDMVVVGPEDPLVKGIVDFFKQDETIQHIPVIGPSKEAAQLEGSKDFAKEFLIRHQIPTAAYQSFTKDTVEEGKKFLETLKAPYVLKADGLAAGKGVVILEDLDAAKAELADMLVDAKFGDASSKVVIEEFLSGIELSCFVLTDGKSYQLLPTAKDYKRIGEGDKGLNTGGMGAISPVPFATEEFLKKIEDRIVIPTVEGIKKDQLDYKGFIFIGIIKVGDDPFVIEYNVRMGDPETEVVMPRVQSDLVELFQAIAKEELATKTIELDTRSATTVMLVSGGYPEAYEKGKVITGIDQVEDSIVFHAGTTLKNGEIVSNGGRVLAVTSYGNSYEEALKKSYQNIDKLNFDKIYYRKDIGFDL from the coding sequence ATGAAAATTTTATTATTAGGTTCAGGTGGGCGTGAACATGCTCTTACATGGAAAATGCTACAAAGCCCACTGTGTGAGGCTGTATTTGTAGCACCAGGAAATGCAGGAACAGCTCAGATTGCGCAAAATATCACGATTAACCCCAATGATTTTGAAGCAGTAAAACAAACTGTTTTAACACATCAAATTGATATGGTCGTGGTTGGACCAGAAGATCCTCTGGTAAAGGGAATAGTCGATTTCTTTAAACAAGATGAAACCATTCAACATATTCCGGTGATTGGCCCTTCTAAAGAAGCTGCACAATTAGAGGGAAGTAAAGATTTTGCGAAAGAATTTTTAATTAGACACCAAATACCTACTGCTGCCTATCAAAGTTTTACAAAGGATACGGTAGAAGAAGGAAAGAAATTCCTAGAAACACTAAAAGCACCCTATGTTTTAAAAGCAGACGGATTAGCAGCTGGTAAAGGAGTTGTTATTTTAGAAGATTTGGATGCTGCAAAAGCGGAATTAGCGGATATGTTAGTTGATGCTAAATTTGGTGATGCAAGTTCAAAAGTTGTAATCGAAGAGTTTTTATCGGGAATTGAATTGAGTTGTTTTGTATTAACAGATGGAAAATCATATCAATTACTTCCTACTGCTAAGGATTACAAGCGAATAGGAGAAGGGGATAAAGGACTGAATACAGGAGGTATGGGAGCTATTTCTCCAGTGCCTTTTGCAACGGAAGAATTCTTGAAAAAAATAGAAGATCGCATTGTTATTCCGACGGTAGAAGGAATCAAAAAAGATCAGTTAGACTATAAAGGTTTTATTTTTATTGGAATCATAAAAGTAGGGGACGACCCATTTGTGATTGAGTATAACGTTCGTATGGGAGACCCTGAAACAGAGGTTGTCATGCCAAGAGTACAATCAGATTTAGTTGAGTTATTCCAAGCGATAGCTAAAGAAGAATTAGCCACAAAAACGATTGAATTAGATACGCGTAGTGCAACAACGGTGATGTTGGTGTCAGGTGGATACCCCGAAGCGTATGAAAAAGGAAAAGTAATTACAGGGATTGACCAAGTGGAAGATTCGATTGTTTTTCATGCTGGAACAACACTGAAAAACGGTGAAATCGTGTCTAATGGAGGACGTGTACTTGCCGTGACATCTTACGGAAACTCGTACGAAGAGGCACTAAAAAAATCTTATCAAAATATAGATAAACTAAATTTCGATAAGATTTATTATCGTAAAGATATCGGATTCGATCTTTAA
- a CDS encoding DUF6341 family protein, which translates to MTSFFNGLGFLFEKILFIPMDFFAKLELEKWWTANIITWIFILITCYFFVFWLKQLQLFKSNNEDTQDTTAHSFLK; encoded by the coding sequence ATGACTTCATTTTTTAATGGTTTAGGATTCTTGTTTGAAAAGATACTTTTCATCCCAATGGATTTCTTTGCAAAACTAGAACTTGAGAAATGGTGGACTGCGAACATCATTACTTGGATTTTCATCCTAATTACTTGCTACTTCTTTGTATTTTGGTTAAAACAATTACAATTGTTTAAATCAAATAACGAAGATACACAAGACACTACAGCCCACTCATTTCTAAAGTAA
- a CDS encoding DUF6427 family protein, which produces MLASIFSKTRPINYIMLTLLIVTGYSLFVGLDSSIEWTTFEMIKRGAVLLLLLLMMYLSQFIVSRNRLVDDSAYVPLIFTSFLFVFPTSFENVKVIIASYFILLALRRILSLHSFKQSKEKLLDASLWICIASLFHFWSVLYFILLFYAIAFFGAKDYRNWIIPLVSFLGASIFLSLYLLIREEHFVDWWAERVQLSFDFMYFDNIFQNIALAVFVSIALLYSVSQALAIKKKPYNMQNTYKKIILSFLIGAVIYIISADKSNGLLLFTFFPLSILGANYIESIPQRWRKEANVYSIFCIGVFFYLMQLFIL; this is translated from the coding sequence ATGTTAGCAAGTATTTTTAGTAAAACTAGGCCGATTAACTATATCATGCTTACGCTTTTAATCGTAACAGGCTATAGTTTATTTGTAGGATTAGACTCTAGCATTGAATGGACAACTTTTGAAATGATTAAAAGAGGAGCTGTATTACTGTTGCTATTGCTCATGATGTATCTCTCTCAATTTATTGTTTCGAGAAATAGATTGGTCGATGACAGTGCTTATGTACCGCTAATTTTTACCAGTTTTTTATTTGTTTTTCCCACTTCTTTTGAGAATGTAAAAGTTATTATTGCGAGTTATTTTATTCTGCTTGCCTTGCGACGTATCTTATCGCTACATTCATTCAAACAATCAAAAGAGAAGTTGTTAGACGCCTCTTTGTGGATTTGTATTGCTAGTTTATTTCACTTTTGGAGTGTTTTATATTTCATCTTACTGTTCTATGCCATTGCTTTCTTTGGCGCTAAGGATTATCGAAATTGGATTATTCCCTTGGTTTCTTTCTTAGGCGCTTCGATCTTTCTTAGCCTCTATTTACTGATTCGAGAGGAACACTTTGTAGATTGGTGGGCAGAACGTGTACAGTTGAGCTTTGACTTCATGTATTTTGACAATATTTTTCAAAATATCGCGCTGGCGGTATTTGTTTCTATCGCTTTACTTTATTCAGTATCCCAAGCGTTAGCAATTAAAAAGAAACCGTATAATATGCAAAACACCTACAAGAAAATCATACTTTCATTTCTTATAGGTGCTGTAATTTATATTATTTCTGCAGATAAATCGAATGGACTCTTGTTATTTACGTTCTTTCCTTTATCCATACTGGGAGCTAATTATATTGAAAGTATCCCACAGCGTTGGCGAAAAGAAGCCAATGTTTATAGTATTTTTTGCATTGGAGTCTTTTTCTATCTAATGCAATTATTTATTCTATAG
- the upp gene encoding uracil phosphoribosyltransferase translates to MKIHYISEENSILNHFLAQLRDVNIQKDSMRFRKNIERIGEIMAYELSKKLPYKAIAVQTPLGTKHTTCIKDNVVLCSILRAGLALHTGFMNFFDDAENGFVSAYRRHGKHGEASEILVEYQAAPSFQDKILILIDPMLATGQSLVAVINKLMTEEQPKELHLAVVIAAPEGIQYLEENLPANVHLWVATLDEKLDDHNYIVPGLGDAGDLAYGQKL, encoded by the coding sequence ATGAAAATTCACTATATTTCAGAGGAGAACAGCATTTTAAATCATTTCTTAGCTCAGCTACGCGATGTAAACATTCAAAAGGACAGTATGCGCTTTCGAAAAAACATCGAGCGCATTGGAGAAATCATGGCTTACGAGTTGAGTAAAAAGCTTCCCTACAAAGCCATTGCTGTACAGACTCCTCTGGGAACTAAACATACAACTTGTATTAAAGACAATGTTGTTCTTTGTTCTATCCTTCGTGCAGGATTAGCCTTACATACAGGATTTATGAACTTTTTTGATGATGCTGAGAATGGGTTTGTTTCAGCCTACCGCCGTCATGGAAAACACGGAGAGGCCAGTGAAATATTGGTTGAATACCAAGCAGCTCCATCCTTTCAAGACAAGATTTTAATTTTAATCGATCCCATGCTAGCAACAGGACAATCACTCGTTGCGGTAATCAATAAATTAATGACCGAAGAACAACCAAAAGAATTACACCTGGCTGTAGTAATTGCAGCTCCAGAGGGTATTCAGTATTTGGAAGAAAATCTTCCTGCAAATGTACACTTGTGGGTTGCTACTTTAGACGAAAAGCTAGATGACCACAATTACATCGTTCCCGGTCTTGGAGATGCAGGTGATTTGGCTTATGGCCAAAAACTATAG
- a CDS encoding DUF4254 domain-containing protein: MFSELAFPIFEESIRDYHKYDNVDQPIRNPYPKDDIKHLLYLKNWIDTVQWHFEDIIRDPQIDPVAALALKRRIDASNQERTDMVEYIDSYFLTKYKDVTVKTGAKINSESPAWAIDRYSILALKIYHMREEATRPEATEEHRAKCQEKLNVLLEQKQDLSTAIDDLLNDIAQGDKYMKVYKQMKMYNDEELNPVLYQNKK, encoded by the coding sequence ATGTTTTCAGAATTAGCATTTCCGATATTCGAAGAGAGTATTCGCGATTATCATAAGTACGATAATGTAGATCAACCAATTAGAAATCCATATCCCAAAGATGACATTAAACATTTATTGTATTTAAAAAACTGGATAGATACGGTTCAATGGCATTTTGAAGATATTATTCGCGATCCACAAATTGACCCTGTAGCAGCGTTAGCTTTGAAAAGAAGAATTGATGCTTCCAATCAAGAGCGTACGGATATGGTAGAATACATCGATAGTTATTTCTTAACTAAGTATAAAGATGTAACAGTAAAAACGGGGGCTAAAATTAATTCTGAGAGTCCAGCATGGGCCATTGACCGCTACTCAATCTTGGCGTTGAAAATATACCACATGCGCGAAGAAGCAACAAGACCTGAAGCAACAGAGGAGCACAGAGCTAAATGTCAAGAGAAATTGAATGTTTTATTAGAACAAAAACAAGATTTATCTACGGCAATTGACGATTTATTAAACGATATTGCTCAGGGTGATAAATACATGAAAGTATACAAGCAGATGAAAATGTATAACGACGAGGAATTAAATCCTGTGTTGTATCAAAATAAAAAATAA
- a CDS encoding glycosyltransferase family 9 protein — MKGLKHIVIFRLSAMGDVAMTVPVIRALIEQHPSIRVTVVSRPFFKPFFKGIARVEFLAVDVKKKHKGFLGLLRLYNDIKRLKPDYFADFHNVLRAQIVRTLFKLSGIPTAALDKGRAAKKELTRAENKVFKPVQTMGENHVETLQKLGLTVSMTNPVFPSVPALAPELEPYSKEQGKTWIGIAPFAQYDSKVYPLDLMQKVVDELAEQENYLVFLFGGGEKEIALLNQLKRDNDNVIVMAGKVKLEVEMNLIQHLDVMLSMDSGNAHIAAMLGVKVVTLWGATHPYAGFAPFNQPMEYCITADRKKYPLLPTSVYGNKKVEGYEEAMRTIEPQVVCKKVIEVAQKK; from the coding sequence GTGAAAGGTTTAAAACATATTGTCATTTTTAGATTATCGGCTATGGGAGACGTGGCTATGACGGTACCTGTAATTCGAGCGTTAATCGAACAACACCCTAGCATTCGCGTTACAGTAGTTTCGCGTCCTTTTTTTAAGCCTTTTTTTAAAGGTATAGCACGTGTTGAATTTTTGGCCGTAGATGTGAAGAAAAAACACAAAGGTTTTTTGGGTTTACTTCGCTTATACAACGACATTAAAAGATTAAAACCCGATTATTTTGCTGATTTTCACAATGTATTGCGCGCGCAAATTGTGCGAACCTTGTTTAAACTCTCGGGGATACCAACTGCGGCGTTAGATAAAGGAAGAGCTGCTAAAAAAGAATTAACTCGTGCGGAAAACAAAGTGTTTAAACCCGTGCAGACCATGGGGGAAAACCACGTAGAAACCCTTCAAAAACTGGGATTAACAGTGAGTATGACAAACCCTGTTTTTCCTTCCGTACCTGCTTTAGCACCAGAGCTTGAACCCTACAGCAAAGAACAAGGTAAAACCTGGATTGGCATTGCTCCTTTTGCGCAATATGACAGTAAAGTTTACCCTTTGGATTTAATGCAAAAAGTAGTGGACGAATTGGCAGAACAAGAAAATTACCTTGTTTTCCTTTTTGGTGGAGGTGAGAAAGAAATTGCCCTACTTAATCAATTGAAGCGAGATAATGACAATGTCATCGTGATGGCAGGTAAAGTGAAATTAGAGGTGGAAATGAACTTAATTCAACATTTAGATGTTATGTTGTCTATGGATTCAGGAAATGCTCATATTGCAGCTATGTTAGGAGTAAAAGTCGTAACTTTATGGGGTGCCACACATCCTTATGCGGGTTTTGCGCCGTTTAATCAACCGATGGAGTATTGTATCACAGCAGATCGTAAAAAGTATCCTCTATTGCCAACCTCAGTGTATGGAAATAAAAAAGTGGAGGGCTATGAAGAGGCAATGCGAACCATTGAACCTCAAGTGGTGTGTAAGAAAGTTATTGAAGTAGCACAGAAGAAATAA
- a CDS encoding adenine phosphoribosyltransferase: MKIEDYIRNIQDFPKEGVGFKDITPLLNSPEAMEEATKQLLALVGDKKVDRVVGMESRGFFFATLLAKELGAGFVPVRKPKKLPFDTIAQEYQLEYGTDILEMHADAIKPGERVLIHDDVLATGGTAEAVCKLVERLGGEIVQINFLMELSFLHGRDKLAQYEVKSLLTY; the protein is encoded by the coding sequence ATTAAAATTGAAGATTATATTAGAAATATTCAGGATTTTCCAAAAGAGGGTGTTGGATTTAAAGACATTACACCTCTTTTAAATAGTCCTGAAGCGATGGAAGAAGCAACCAAGCAATTGTTAGCCTTGGTTGGTGATAAAAAAGTAGATCGTGTAGTGGGCATGGAAAGTCGTGGTTTTTTCTTTGCTACTTTATTAGCCAAAGAATTAGGGGCTGGTTTTGTACCAGTTCGAAAACCTAAAAAACTGCCTTTTGATACGATTGCTCAAGAATATCAATTGGAATATGGAACAGACATCCTTGAGATGCACGCGGATGCCATTAAACCAGGAGAAAGAGTATTGATTCACGATGATGTACTAGCTACAGGTGGAACAGCAGAGGCGGTTTGTAAACTAGTAGAGCGTTTAGGAGGAGAAATTGTACAAATTAATTTCTTAATGGAGCTTTCTTTTTTACACGGTCGTGATAAATTAGCGCAGTACGAAGTGAAAAGTTTACTGACGTATTAA
- a CDS encoding GNAT family N-acetyltransferase — protein sequence MNSNQFIVIPANETHVGYAAQICDEMALSAQARGTGIARRKPEYVANKMLEGKAVIALHRDGTWAGFCYIETWSHGEYVANSGLIVNPVFRKEGLAKTIKKRIFELSRAKYPQAKIFGLTTGLAVMKINSDLGYEPVPYSELTQDESFWKGCESCVNFAILQSKERKNCLCTSMLWDPVEKEKELRTKIDQKTKAKERLKEMQKKYSLLKRLQMKIKQTVKKTHLF from the coding sequence ATGAATTCAAATCAGTTTATCGTTATACCAGCGAATGAAACACACGTTGGTTATGCTGCACAAATCTGTGATGAAATGGCCCTTTCTGCCCAAGCACGTGGTACGGGAATCGCCAGAAGAAAACCGGAATATGTAGCAAACAAAATGCTAGAAGGTAAGGCGGTGATTGCGTTGCACCGAGATGGAACTTGGGCGGGGTTTTGTTATATCGAAACGTGGAGTCACGGTGAATATGTCGCCAATTCAGGTTTGATTGTCAATCCCGTATTCAGAAAGGAGGGGTTGGCCAAAACTATTAAGAAGCGAATTTTTGAACTGTCTAGAGCTAAATATCCCCAAGCTAAAATATTTGGATTAACCACGGGGCTAGCGGTGATGAAAATCAATTCTGACCTAGGATATGAACCCGTTCCCTATTCAGAATTGACACAAGATGAATCCTTTTGGAAGGGCTGTGAGAGCTGTGTCAACTTTGCTATTTTACAGAGCAAAGAACGCAAAAATTGCTTGTGTACCTCGATGCTTTGGGATCCCGTTGAAAAAGAAAAAGAACTTCGAACGAAAATAGATCAAAAAACAAAAGCGAAAGAACGCTTAAAAGAAATGCAGAAGAAGTATTCTTTACTGAAACGACTGCAAATGAAAATTAAGCAAACCGTAAAGAAGACGCATTTATTTTAA
- the argG gene encoding argininosuccinate synthase: MNKKIVLAFSGGLDTSFCVIYLKELGYEVHAVVVNTGGFSPEELQTIEQKAYSLGVASHTTIDETENYYNESVKYLIFGNVLKNGTYPLSVSAERVCQATAIANYAKKIKATAVAHGSTGAGNDQVRFDMIFNILIPNIEIITPIRDLKLSREEEIVYLAKHGVAINAEKAKYSINKGLWGTSVGGKETLTSNLYLPEEAWPTPVTKTTPEVVEIVFEHGEPIALNGIQMTPTEVIQQLQDLAQPFGIGRDIHVGDTIIGIKGRVGFEAAAPLILVKAHHTLEKHTLTKWQLSWKEQLSTFYGNYLHEGQFHDPVMRDLEAFLSSTQQTVNGKVWIELHPHRFVVQGIESDNDLMSNAFGSYGEMNNTWTGEDVKGFSKIFGNQVMIWHKVNQQEDE; the protein is encoded by the coding sequence ATGAATAAAAAAATAGTTTTAGCCTTTAGTGGTGGATTAGACACCAGTTTTTGTGTGATTTACCTCAAAGAATTGGGATATGAAGTACATGCTGTTGTTGTCAATACGGGTGGTTTCTCACCAGAAGAATTACAGACAATCGAGCAAAAAGCCTATAGTTTAGGCGTAGCGTCTCATACAACCATTGACGAAACAGAAAATTACTATAACGAAAGCGTAAAGTATTTGATTTTTGGAAATGTATTAAAAAATGGAACTTATCCGCTTTCCGTTAGTGCAGAACGTGTGTGCCAGGCAACGGCAATTGCCAACTATGCCAAGAAAATAAAAGCAACAGCCGTAGCACATGGAAGCACTGGCGCAGGAAATGATCAAGTGCGTTTTGATATGATTTTTAATATCTTAATTCCAAATATCGAAATTATTACCCCTATTCGCGATTTAAAATTAAGTAGAGAAGAAGAAATTGTGTATTTAGCTAAACACGGGGTAGCAATTAACGCAGAAAAAGCAAAATATTCAATTAATAAAGGCTTGTGGGGAACTTCAGTAGGAGGAAAGGAAACCCTAACTTCGAATCTATATTTACCAGAAGAAGCTTGGCCAACTCCAGTGACCAAAACAACCCCTGAGGTTGTTGAAATTGTGTTTGAGCACGGAGAGCCCATTGCATTAAATGGCATTCAAATGACCCCTACTGAAGTGATCCAACAACTACAAGATCTCGCTCAACCCTTTGGGATTGGAAGAGATATCCACGTAGGTGATACGATTATTGGAATCAAAGGAAGAGTGGGTTTTGAAGCGGCTGCTCCCCTGATTTTAGTGAAAGCACATCATACGCTTGAAAAGCATACCCTTACCAAATGGCAGTTGAGCTGGAAAGAACAATTGAGTACTTTTTATGGCAACTATTTACACGAAGGACAATTTCACGATCCAGTGATGCGCGACCTAGAGGCCTTCTTATCCAGCACCCAACAAACGGTTAACGGAAAAGTGTGGATTGAACTTCACCCGCACCGTTTTGTTGTACAGGGAATTGAGTCGGATAATGACTTGATGTCTAATGCATTCGGTAGTTATGGGGAGATGAATAATACGTGGACTGGAGAAGATGTCAAAGGATTTTCAAAAATATTTGGCAATCAAGTGATGATTTGGCATAAAGTAAACCAACAAGAAGATGAGTAA
- the argC gene encoding N-acetyl-gamma-glutamyl-phosphate reductase, with amino-acid sequence MSKDKIKVGIVGGAGYTGGELLRLLLNHPAVELVFIHSKSQANKPIYSIHTDLFGDTDLLFTAELQQEIDVVFLCLGHGDAQVFLQEHSFEHSVKIIDLSQDFRLKKDGNPFVYGLPELNRDQIKQANYIANPGCFATAIQLALLPLAAQQMLPESIHIQAITGSTGAGQGLASTSHFSWRANNLSVYKAFTHQHLGEIGESLSQLQPQTKSAIKFIPERGDFARGIFVSIMMESSLSLAELQEMYALYYNPHPFTHFSEDAIHLKQVINTNKCLISVDKHQNDVLITSTLDNLLKGASGQAVQNMNLLFGLEEKTGLNLKASAF; translated from the coding sequence ATGAGTAAAGATAAAATTAAAGTGGGAATTGTTGGTGGTGCAGGTTATACAGGAGGAGAACTTCTTCGTCTGTTGCTGAATCACCCTGCTGTTGAGCTGGTTTTTATTCATTCTAAAAGTCAGGCTAATAAACCGATTTACAGCATACACACGGATCTATTTGGCGATACAGATTTGTTGTTTACCGCTGAGCTTCAACAAGAGATCGACGTTGTTTTTTTGTGTTTAGGTCATGGAGATGCTCAAGTTTTTTTGCAAGAACACTCCTTTGAACACTCCGTTAAAATCATTGATTTAAGCCAGGATTTTAGATTGAAAAAAGACGGTAATCCCTTTGTTTATGGCTTGCCTGAATTGAATAGAGACCAGATTAAACAAGCGAATTATATTGCCAATCCTGGCTGTTTTGCAACGGCTATTCAATTGGCTTTATTGCCTTTAGCTGCCCAACAAATGTTGCCTGAATCTATTCACATCCAAGCGATCACGGGATCAACAGGAGCAGGACAAGGTTTAGCAAGTACGTCTCACTTTAGCTGGAGAGCAAATAATTTGTCGGTATACAAAGCCTTTACGCATCAACATTTAGGAGAAATAGGTGAAAGTTTAAGTCAATTGCAACCTCAGACGAAGTCCGCGATCAAGTTCATACCCGAACGTGGGGATTTTGCAAGAGGGATATTTGTCAGTATCATGATGGAATCCTCATTGAGTTTAGCGGAATTGCAGGAAATGTATGCCCTATACTACAATCCCCATCCTTTTACTCATTTTAGTGAAGATGCAATTCACTTAAAACAAGTGATAAACACGAACAAATGCTTGATTTCAGTAGACAAACATCAAAATGATGTATTGATTACAAGTACCCTTGATAACTTACTGAAAGGAGCTTCTGGCCAAGCGGTTCAAAACATGAACCTCCTGTTCGGATTAGAGGAAAAAACAGGATTAAACTTGAAAGCATCTGCTTTTTAA